In Streptomyces sp. NBC_00448, the following are encoded in one genomic region:
- a CDS encoding TOMM precursor leader peptide-binding protein, translating to MTAPTAALPAAAWAAAPGIEAAGRELERQLAARAAAAGLPAPAVAVIGGHDLLRPDAEPPEQARRRAAAKVHLAPDAVLVGPWGAGQDATAPYADAPHPSAPGGDDACGCCLAVRWQRLRTRTEREALEAGRSGLTAAGRWPVLPDCTVDAVWALYVWAVATPRPPHADGLARVTRHDLETGRPHTVPLLADPLCAHHGPASSPHPGERGGPGISPRPKPAADRYRLRTPESYALPTEALANPVCGVLGAGTWNDVTSPTTAPVAGSVFMRGYAGLTDVTWSGQANSFAASRELAFLEGLERYAGTHRRDRTAPRVASFDDLAARGEPALDPRDCGLYAPRTYRDDPMVHPFDPGRPIPWVFGHSLRDDRPVLVPARLAYYSAGTTADDFVYECSNGCAIGSCLEEAILFGLLELIERDAFLLGWYGNAPLPEIDLASCDSRVLRAMIDRAALCGYDVHVYDNRIDLPVPVATGLAVRRDGGPGTFAFAAGAALDPLASMESAVSEILTYLPHLPRQVAERPAELAAMAEDFTLVRRLPDHAALFGLPRMREHVRGYLEPPVTRTFAETYDGWERRRPRGLDLREDVLWCTGELAAAGSDVIVVDQTTAEQRRLGLHTVCTIAPGLLPIDFGWTRQRALTMPRLRTAQRRAGMRGDDLAPEEVRAVPHPFP from the coding sequence ATGACCGCGCCGACCGCAGCACTCCCCGCCGCCGCGTGGGCCGCAGCCCCGGGCATCGAAGCAGCCGGGCGGGAACTGGAACGGCAGTTGGCGGCACGCGCCGCCGCTGCCGGGCTGCCCGCGCCCGCGGTGGCCGTGATCGGCGGCCACGACCTGCTGCGGCCCGACGCCGAACCGCCCGAGCAGGCCCGGCGGCGGGCCGCGGCGAAGGTGCACCTGGCCCCGGACGCGGTGCTGGTCGGCCCCTGGGGCGCGGGGCAGGATGCCACCGCGCCGTACGCCGACGCCCCGCACCCCTCCGCGCCCGGCGGTGACGACGCCTGCGGCTGCTGCCTCGCCGTGCGCTGGCAGCGGCTGCGCACCCGGACCGAGCGGGAGGCGCTGGAGGCCGGGCGGAGCGGCCTGACCGCGGCGGGCCGCTGGCCGGTGCTCCCGGACTGCACCGTCGACGCCGTGTGGGCGCTGTACGTGTGGGCGGTCGCCACCCCCCGGCCGCCCCATGCCGACGGTCTGGCCCGGGTCACCCGGCACGACCTGGAGACCGGCCGCCCGCACACGGTGCCGCTGCTCGCCGACCCGCTGTGCGCCCACCACGGACCAGCGTCGTCCCCCCACCCCGGCGAGCGGGGCGGTCCGGGGATCTCACCGCGGCCGAAGCCCGCCGCCGACCGGTACCGGCTGCGCACCCCGGAGTCGTACGCCCTGCCGACCGAGGCGCTGGCCAACCCGGTCTGCGGGGTGCTCGGCGCCGGCACCTGGAACGACGTGACCTCGCCGACCACCGCCCCCGTCGCGGGCTCGGTCTTCATGCGCGGCTACGCCGGACTGACCGACGTGACCTGGAGCGGCCAGGCCAACTCCTTCGCGGCCAGCCGTGAACTCGCCTTCCTGGAGGGCCTGGAGCGGTACGCGGGCACCCACCGCCGGGACCGTACGGCGCCGCGCGTCGCGTCCTTCGACGACCTCGCCGCACGCGGCGAACCGGCCCTGGACCCGCGCGACTGCGGCCTGTACGCGCCGCGGACCTACCGCGACGACCCGATGGTGCACCCCTTCGACCCGGGCCGGCCGATCCCGTGGGTGTTCGGCCACTCGCTGCGCGACGACCGGCCGGTGCTGGTGCCGGCCCGGCTGGCGTACTACAGCGCGGGCACCACCGCCGACGACTTCGTCTACGAGTGCTCCAACGGCTGCGCGATCGGAAGCTGCCTGGAGGAGGCGATCCTCTTCGGACTGCTCGAACTCATCGAGCGGGACGCCTTCCTGCTCGGCTGGTACGGCAACGCGCCGCTGCCGGAGATCGACCTCGCGTCGTGCGACAGCCGGGTGCTGCGTGCGATGATCGACCGGGCCGCCCTGTGCGGCTACGACGTGCACGTCTACGACAACCGGATCGACCTGCCGGTGCCGGTCGCCACCGGGCTCGCGGTGCGGCGCGACGGCGGACCCGGCACGTTCGCGTTCGCCGCCGGGGCCGCCCTCGACCCGCTCGCCTCAATGGAGTCGGCGGTCTCGGAGATCCTCACCTACCTGCCGCACCTGCCCCGCCAGGTCGCCGAGCGGCCGGCCGAACTGGCCGCGATGGCCGAGGACTTCACGCTGGTGCGCCGACTTCCCGACCACGCCGCGCTGTTCGGGCTGCCGCGGATGCGCGAGCACGTGCGCGGCTACCTGGAGCCGCCGGTGACAAGGACGTTCGCCGAGACCTACGACGGCTGGGAACGGCGCCGGCCACGCGGCCTCGACCTGCGGGAGGACGTCCTGTGGTGCACCGGCGAACTGGCCGCGGCCGGGTCCGACGTGATCGTGGTCGACCAGACCACCGCGGAGCAGCGGCGGTTGGGCCTGCACACGGTCTGCACGATCGCGCCCGGGCTGCTGCCGATCGACTTCGGCTGGACCCGGCAGCGGGCGCTGACCATGCCGCGGCTGCGGACCGCCCAGCGCCGGGCGGGGATGCGCGGCGACGACCTGGCCCCGGAGGAGGTGCGCGCCGTGCCGCACCCGTTCCCGTAG
- a CDS encoding thiazolylpeptide-type bacteriocin: MADISKLDTPLASLAQEILELESETFEITDYSDASEVMLGSSTSCSSTSTCSSTTSTTSCTA; the protein is encoded by the coding sequence ATGGCTGACATCTCCAAGCTGGACACGCCGCTCGCCTCCCTTGCCCAGGAGATCCTGGAGCTGGAGTCCGAGACGTTCGAGATCACCGACTACTCCGACGCGAGCGAGGTCATGCTGGGCTCCTCCACGAGCTGCTCCAGCACCAGCACCTGCTCCAGCACCACCAGCACCACCAGCTGCACCGCCTGA
- a CDS encoding amidohydrolase — protein sequence MSPRKTFEEATANVLGSAAEFYADVHRHPELSGAERRTAGRFARWLSGAGYDVTPGVGGHGVVGVLRNGPGPVVLVRAELDALPLREETGLPYASTVGDPAPAMHACGHDAHLACAAGAATVLAGAADRWRGTLVVVGQPAEETLTGAAAMLADGLYERFPAPGVVLAQHTVPLPAGMVAHGDGPLLAASRTVEIVVHGRGGHAGAPQLAVDPVVAAAALVGRLQTVVSRETGPGEPLVLTVGALHAGGAGNVIPDRATMEVTLRAFAPATLDRALAAVTRMAHAEAAAAGAERPPELRELSGSAVTASDPGVAARLRQAHEAAFGAGRVTRWQPSTATEDFPLLGAAGVDLHGMAGVATGYWMLGSVGPGQWAAAGDSAERRLAEVPGNHSARFRPHVRLTLTTGIRAMAVAAAAHLAGPDGGPQVG from the coding sequence TTGAGCCCGCGGAAGACGTTCGAGGAGGCCACCGCGAACGTGCTCGGGTCGGCCGCCGAGTTCTACGCCGACGTGCACCGCCACCCCGAGCTGTCCGGCGCCGAGCGGCGCACCGCCGGCCGCTTCGCGCGGTGGCTGTCCGGCGCGGGGTACGACGTCACCCCGGGGGTCGGCGGGCACGGCGTGGTCGGGGTGCTGCGCAACGGCCCGGGCCCGGTGGTGCTGGTGCGGGCCGAACTGGACGCGCTGCCGCTGCGCGAGGAGACCGGGCTGCCGTACGCGAGCACGGTGGGCGACCCGGCCCCGGCGATGCACGCCTGCGGGCACGACGCGCACCTGGCGTGCGCGGCGGGCGCGGCCACGGTGCTCGCCGGGGCCGCCGACCGGTGGCGCGGCACCCTGGTGGTGGTCGGCCAGCCCGCGGAGGAGACGCTGACCGGCGCCGCCGCGATGCTCGCCGACGGCCTCTACGAGCGCTTCCCCGCCCCCGGCGTGGTGCTGGCGCAGCACACGGTGCCGCTGCCCGCCGGGATGGTGGCGCACGGCGACGGGCCGCTGCTGGCGGCGAGCCGCACGGTGGAGATCGTCGTGCACGGACGCGGCGGGCACGCGGGGGCGCCCCAGCTGGCGGTGGACCCGGTGGTGGCCGCTGCGGCGCTGGTCGGGCGGCTGCAGACGGTGGTGTCCCGCGAGACCGGCCCGGGCGAGCCGCTGGTGCTCACCGTGGGCGCGCTGCACGCGGGCGGCGCCGGGAACGTCATCCCGGACCGGGCCACGATGGAGGTCACCCTGCGGGCCTTCGCCCCGGCCACCCTCGATCGCGCACTCGCGGCCGTGACCCGGATGGCGCATGCCGAGGCCGCCGCCGCGGGGGCCGAGCGGCCGCCGGAGCTCCGGGAGCTGTCCGGGTCGGCGGTGACCGCGAGCGACCCCGGCGTGGCCGCGCGGCTGCGGCAGGCGCACGAGGCGGCCTTCGGCGCCGGCCGGGTCACGCGCTGGCAGCCGTCGACGGCGACCGAGGACTTCCCGCTGCTGGGCGCGGCGGGCGTCGATCTGCACGGCATGGCCGGGGTCGCGACCGGCTACTGGATGCTCGGCAGCGTCGGGCCCGGCCAGTGGGCGGCGGCCGGCGACAGCGCCGAGCGCCGGCTCGCGGAAGTGCCGGGCAACCACTCCGCCCGGTTCCGCCCGCACGTCCGGTTGACGCTGACGACCGGCATCCGGGCGATGGCGGTCGCCGCGGCGGCCCACCTCGCCGGGCCGGACGGCGGACCCCAGGTCGGTTAA
- a CDS encoding helix-turn-helix domain-containing protein — translation MGGQALPPDQARGDDVVLSWEGEPAVAVRLPHLADSLDHLLADLRRRHGPLAELGRKEKQTVVRILEERGAFSVRHGVETVASALGVSRFTVYNYLNRENAARDPK, via the coding sequence ATGGGCGGGCAGGCGCTGCCGCCCGACCAGGCCCGCGGCGACGACGTGGTGCTGAGCTGGGAGGGCGAGCCGGCGGTCGCGGTGCGGCTGCCGCATCTGGCCGACTCGCTCGACCACCTGCTCGCCGACCTGCGCCGCCGGCACGGCCCGCTCGCCGAGCTGGGCCGCAAGGAGAAGCAGACCGTGGTGCGCATCCTGGAGGAGCGCGGCGCGTTCTCGGTGCGACACGGCGTGGAGACCGTCGCGTCGGCCCTCGGGGTCAGCCGTTTCACCGTGTACAACTACCTGAACAGGGAGAACGCGGCCCGCGACCCGAAGTGA
- the uraD gene encoding 2-oxo-4-hydroxy-4-carboxy-5-ureidoimidazoline decarboxylase — protein sequence MTTSASPGLARFNAAPDRAAADLLHDVCASRAWGAAVSAGRPYARLDDLLAASDAAMAALTAADLGEAMSGHPPIGRPTPGDPTSAREQRGVGDSERAELLRLNLAYQDAHGHVFLICATGLTGAQMLAALKERIGNDPDTEREIVRAELGKINRIRLTRRTEEDPA from the coding sequence GTGACAACCAGCGCTTCGCCGGGCCTGGCCCGGTTCAACGCGGCCCCCGACCGCGCCGCCGCCGACCTGCTGCACGACGTGTGCGCCAGCCGGGCCTGGGGCGCGGCGGTGTCCGCCGGACGGCCGTACGCCCGCCTCGACGACCTGCTCGCGGCGAGCGACGCGGCCATGGCGGCACTCACCGCCGCCGACCTCGGCGAGGCGATGTCCGGCCATCCGCCGATCGGCCGCCCCACCCCGGGCGACCCGACGTCGGCGCGCGAGCAGCGCGGGGTCGGCGACAGCGAGCGGGCCGAACTCCTCCGGCTCAACCTCGCCTACCAGGACGCCCACGGCCATGTCTTCCTGATCTGCGCCACCGGCCTGACCGGGGCGCAGATGCTGGCCGCCCTCAAGGAGCGGATCGGCAACGACCCGGACACCGAACGCGAGATCGTCCGGGCCGAACTGGGAAAGATCAACCGGATCAGGCTCACCCGCCGCACCGAGGAGGACCCGGCATGA
- the uraH gene encoding hydroxyisourate hydrolase, giving the protein MTAAQDPATPAGPPDAGADGTDPAAPRHPVSVSTHILDTSVGRPAAGVGVELSVRTGPDAPWSAHGASATDADGRCKDLPDPPEHTTHVRLRFAVEPYLTHQAEAQQDAPRADRAGPRDSGVFFPEVAIVFAVAPGEHYHVPLLLNPFGYSVYRGS; this is encoded by the coding sequence ATGACGGCAGCGCAGGACCCGGCGACCCCGGCAGGCCCGCCCGACGCGGGGGCGGACGGGACCGACCCGGCCGCCCCGCGGCACCCCGTCTCGGTGTCCACCCACATCCTCGACACCAGCGTCGGGCGCCCCGCGGCCGGCGTCGGCGTCGAACTGTCCGTCAGGACCGGGCCCGACGCGCCCTGGAGCGCGCACGGCGCCTCGGCCACCGACGCCGACGGCCGCTGCAAGGACCTGCCCGACCCGCCCGAGCACACCACGCACGTACGGCTCCGCTTCGCCGTGGAGCCCTACCTCACCCACCAAGCCGAGGCCCAGCAGGACGCCCCCCGCGCGGACCGAGCCGGTCCAAGGGACAGCGGAGTGTTCTTCCCGGAGGTGGCGATCGTCTTCGCGGTCGCGCCCGGCGAGCACTATCACGTACCGCTGCTGCTCAATCCGTTCGGCTACTCCGTATACCGAGGGAGCTAG
- the pucL gene encoding factor-independent urate hydroxylase: MTAETSPARLTRLGQNQYGKAEVRVVRVVRDGDTHHLKDLSVSVALSGAMDAVHLSGSNANVLTTDATKNTVYAFAQKHGVESAETFAIHLARHFVSSQDSIHRARIRVEEYSWDRIGPQERGHSFVRDARETRTTEVGYDGERWQVISGLKDMVVLNSTDSEFWGYVKDDYTTLKETYDRILATEVNARWRFAWSGDDQPAPAWEEEYARVRGHLLAAFAETYSLSLQQTLYSMGARVIEHTPGVDEIRLSLPNKHHFLVDLEPFGLKNDNEVYYAADRPYGLIEGTVLREGAEAAIPVTD, translated from the coding sequence ATGACCGCAGAGACAAGCCCTGCCCGCCTCACCCGCCTTGGCCAGAACCAGTACGGCAAGGCCGAGGTCCGGGTGGTCCGGGTGGTCCGCGACGGGGACACCCACCACCTGAAGGACCTCAGCGTGTCGGTGGCGCTGTCCGGTGCCATGGACGCCGTCCACCTCTCCGGCTCCAACGCCAACGTGCTGACCACCGACGCCACCAAGAACACCGTCTACGCCTTCGCGCAGAAGCACGGTGTCGAGTCCGCGGAGACCTTCGCGATCCACCTGGCCCGGCACTTCGTCAGCAGCCAGGACTCGATCCACCGGGCCCGCATCCGCGTCGAGGAGTACTCCTGGGACCGGATCGGCCCGCAGGAGCGCGGCCACTCCTTCGTCCGCGACGCCCGCGAGACCCGCACCACCGAGGTCGGCTACGACGGCGAGCGCTGGCAGGTGATCTCCGGCCTGAAGGACATGGTGGTGCTCAACTCGACCGACTCCGAGTTCTGGGGCTACGTCAAGGACGACTACACCACCCTGAAGGAGACCTACGACCGCATCCTCGCCACCGAGGTCAACGCCCGCTGGCGGTTCGCCTGGAGCGGCGACGACCAGCCCGCGCCGGCCTGGGAGGAGGAGTACGCCCGGGTCCGCGGCCACCTGCTGGCCGCGTTCGCGGAGACGTACTCGCTCTCGCTCCAGCAGACCCTGTACAGCATGGGCGCGCGGGTCATCGAGCACACGCCGGGCGTGGACGAGATACGGCTGTCGCTGCCGAACAAGCACCACTTCCTGGTCGACCTCGAACCGTTCGGCCTGAAGAACGACAACGAGGTGTACTACGCCGCCGACCGCCCGTACGGCCTCATCGAGGGCACCGTGCTGCGCGAGGGCGCCGAAGCCGCGATCCCGGTGACGGACTGA
- a CDS encoding 8-oxoguanine deaminase, translating into MTEQDPAQPAPRLVIENCAIATVDADGTEYDSGHVVVAGGTIESVGAGPAPAGLADVARRIDGTGHLATPGLVNTHHHFYQWLTRGLAQDSNLFNWLVELYPTWARIDEPMVHTAASGSLAMMVRGGVTTAMDHHYVFPRGAGDLLGAEIRAAADLGVRFTAARGSMDRGTSDGGLPPDFAVESTEEALLATEAAIDTHHDASFGSMLQIAAAPCSPFSVSTELMREAAQLARRKGVRLHTHGSETVEEEKFCHELFGMDPTDYFESTGWLGDDVWMAHCVHMNDSDIAAFARTGTGVAHCPSSNARLAAGIARVPDMLAAGVPVGLGVDGTASNESGELHTELRNALLINRLGGGEKALNARQALRLGTYGGAQVLGRAAEIGSLEAGKLADLVLWKLDGIGHASIADPVAALVFGAAAPVTLSLVGGRPVVEDGRLTRVDEDAIAKLTRSEARRLAHIAGLA; encoded by the coding sequence ATGACAGAGCAGGACCCCGCGCAGCCGGCCCCGCGCCTGGTGATCGAGAACTGCGCGATCGCCACCGTCGACGCCGACGGCACCGAGTACGACTCCGGGCACGTCGTCGTGGCCGGCGGCACCATCGAGTCGGTCGGCGCCGGACCCGCGCCCGCCGGACTCGCCGACGTCGCTCGCCGGATCGACGGCACCGGGCACCTGGCCACCCCCGGCCTGGTCAACACCCACCACCACTTCTACCAGTGGCTCACCCGCGGCCTGGCCCAGGACAGCAACCTGTTCAACTGGCTGGTCGAGCTGTACCCGACCTGGGCCCGGATCGACGAACCCATGGTGCACACCGCCGCGTCGGGATCGCTGGCGATGATGGTCCGCGGCGGTGTCACCACCGCGATGGACCACCACTACGTCTTCCCGCGCGGCGCCGGCGACCTGCTCGGCGCCGAGATCCGGGCCGCGGCCGACCTCGGCGTGCGCTTCACCGCCGCGCGCGGCTCGATGGACCGCGGCACGTCCGACGGCGGGCTGCCGCCGGACTTCGCGGTGGAGAGCACCGAGGAGGCGCTGCTGGCCACCGAGGCCGCGATCGACACCCACCACGACGCGTCCTTCGGCTCGATGCTGCAGATCGCCGCCGCGCCCTGCTCGCCGTTCTCCGTCTCCACCGAACTGATGCGGGAGGCGGCGCAGTTGGCCCGCCGCAAGGGGGTGCGGCTGCACACCCACGGCAGCGAGACCGTGGAGGAGGAGAAGTTCTGCCACGAGCTGTTCGGCATGGACCCGACGGACTACTTCGAGTCCACCGGCTGGCTCGGCGACGACGTGTGGATGGCGCACTGCGTGCACATGAACGACTCCGACATCGCCGCCTTCGCCCGCACCGGCACCGGGGTGGCGCACTGCCCGTCCTCCAACGCCCGGCTGGCCGCCGGGATCGCGCGGGTGCCGGACATGCTCGCCGCGGGCGTCCCGGTCGGCCTCGGCGTGGACGGCACCGCCTCCAACGAGTCCGGCGAACTGCACACCGAACTGCGCAACGCGCTGCTGATCAACCGGCTCGGCGGCGGCGAGAAGGCGCTCAACGCCCGGCAGGCGCTGCGGCTCGGCACCTACGGCGGCGCCCAAGTACTGGGCCGGGCAGCGGAGATCGGCTCCCTGGAGGCCGGCAAGCTCGCCGACCTGGTGCTGTGGAAGCTCGACGGCATCGGGCACGCGTCCATCGCCGACCCGGTCGCGGCGCTGGTCTTCGGCGCGGCGGCCCCGGTCACCCTCTCGCTGGTGGGCGGCCGCCCCGTGGTGGAGGACGGCCGGCTCACCCGGGTCGACGAGGACGCTATCGCGAAGCTGACCCGCAGCGAGGCCCGCCGCCTCGCGCACATCGCCGGACTGGCCTGA
- a CDS encoding GNAT family N-acetyltransferase — MPNPEVHDTVEGRYAAEIRDATAADWPLIWPFLHEICARGETFSYPVDLTEEVGRGYWMLTPPGRTVVAVAGSGAVLGTAKMNPNQMGNAAHVASASFMVDPAHSGRGVGRALCEEALAWAAAAGYRGMQFNAVVASNTPAVRLYRSLGFEVVGTVPEGFRHPRLGYVGLHIMYKSL; from the coding sequence ATGCCGAACCCGGAGGTGCACGACACGGTGGAAGGACGCTACGCGGCGGAGATACGCGACGCGACGGCCGCGGACTGGCCGCTGATCTGGCCGTTCCTGCACGAGATCTGCGCGCGGGGCGAGACGTTCAGCTACCCGGTGGACCTCACCGAGGAGGTGGGCCGCGGCTACTGGATGCTCACGCCGCCCGGCCGTACGGTCGTGGCCGTCGCCGGGTCGGGCGCGGTCCTCGGCACCGCGAAGATGAACCCGAACCAGATGGGGAACGCGGCCCACGTCGCCAGTGCCAGCTTCATGGTCGACCCGGCGCACTCCGGGCGGGGCGTGGGGCGGGCGCTGTGCGAGGAGGCGCTGGCCTGGGCGGCGGCGGCCGGCTACCGCGGGATGCAGTTCAACGCGGTGGTGGCGTCCAACACCCCCGCGGTGCGGCTCTACCGGTCGCTGGGCTTCGAGGTCGTCGGCACCGTGCCCGAGGGCTTCCGGCACCCGCGGCTGGGCTACGTGGGGCTGCACATCATGTACAAGTCGCTGTAG
- the aceB gene encoding malate synthase A produces the protein MSASAPSPAVVSEAAGPVPRSEEVLTPEVLTFLAELHRHFAARRDELLALRKERRAEIARTAALDFLPETAHIRDGDWQVAPAPAALQDRRVEITGPTDRKMTINALNSGARIWLADFEDASAPTWENVIGGQINLIDAYERRIDFTSPQGKSYALKDAAQLATVVVRPRGWHLGERHLTVDGEQIPGGLVDFGLYFFHNAQRLLDLGKGPYFYLPKTESHLEARLWNDVFVFAQDYVGIPRGTVRATVLIETITAAYEMEEILYELREHASGLNAGRWDYLFSIVKNFRDGGARFVLPDRNAVTMTAPFMRAYTELLVRTCHKRGAHAIGGMAAFIPSRRDPEVNKVAFEKVKADKDREAADGFDGSWVAHPDLVPIARASFDAVLGDRPHQKDRLREDVHVTAAELIDIASLDARPTYEGLRNAVQVGIRYIEAWLRGSGAVAIFNLMEDAATAEISRSQIWQWTNAGVVFDNGEKATPELARQVAADELLAIRDEIGEDAFAAGKWAEAHDLLIRTALDTEYVDFLTLPAYQRLVG, from the coding sequence ATGTCAGCAAGCGCGCCGTCCCCGGCCGTCGTCTCCGAGGCCGCCGGGCCCGTACCCCGCTCGGAGGAGGTGCTGACCCCCGAGGTCCTCACCTTCCTCGCCGAACTCCACCGGCACTTCGCCGCCCGCCGCGACGAGTTGCTCGCCCTCCGCAAGGAGCGCCGCGCCGAGATCGCCCGCACCGCCGCCCTCGACTTCCTGCCGGAGACGGCGCACATCCGCGACGGCGACTGGCAGGTGGCGCCCGCCCCGGCCGCGTTGCAGGACCGCCGGGTGGAGATCACCGGCCCCACCGACCGCAAGATGACGATCAACGCGCTCAACTCCGGCGCCCGGATCTGGCTCGCCGACTTCGAGGACGCCTCCGCCCCCACCTGGGAGAACGTCATCGGCGGGCAGATCAACCTGATCGACGCCTACGAGCGCCGGATCGACTTCACCTCCCCGCAGGGCAAGAGCTACGCCCTGAAGGACGCGGCCCAACTGGCCACCGTCGTGGTGCGCCCGCGCGGCTGGCACCTCGGCGAGCGGCACCTGACCGTCGACGGCGAGCAGATCCCCGGCGGGCTGGTCGACTTCGGCCTGTACTTCTTCCACAACGCCCAGCGCCTGCTGGACCTCGGCAAGGGCCCGTACTTCTACCTGCCGAAGACCGAGTCGCACCTCGAAGCCCGGCTGTGGAACGACGTGTTCGTCTTCGCCCAGGACTACGTCGGCATCCCGCGCGGCACCGTCCGCGCCACCGTGCTGATCGAGACCATCACCGCCGCCTACGAGATGGAGGAGATCCTCTACGAGCTGCGCGAGCACGCCTCCGGGCTCAACGCGGGCCGCTGGGACTACCTGTTCTCGATCGTGAAGAACTTCCGGGACGGCGGCGCGCGGTTCGTGCTGCCGGACCGCAACGCGGTGACGATGACCGCCCCGTTCATGCGCGCCTACACCGAACTGCTGGTGCGCACCTGCCACAAGCGCGGCGCGCACGCGATCGGCGGCATGGCGGCGTTCATCCCGTCCCGGCGCGACCCCGAGGTCAACAAGGTGGCCTTCGAGAAGGTCAAGGCGGACAAGGACCGCGAGGCCGCCGACGGCTTCGACGGCTCCTGGGTGGCCCACCCCGACCTGGTGCCGATCGCCCGCGCCTCCTTCGACGCGGTGCTGGGCGACCGGCCGCACCAGAAGGACCGGCTGCGTGAGGACGTGCACGTCACCGCCGCCGAACTGATCGACATCGCCTCGCTCGACGCCCGCCCGACCTACGAGGGCCTGCGCAACGCGGTCCAGGTCGGCATCCGCTACATCGAGGCGTGGCTGCGCGGTTCGGGCGCGGTGGCGATCTTCAACCTGATGGAGGACGCGGCCACCGCGGAGATCTCCCGCTCGCAGATCTGGCAGTGGACCAACGCCGGGGTCGTCTTCGACAACGGCGAGAAGGCCACCCCCGAGCTGGCCCGCCAGGTCGCCGCCGACGAACTCCTCGCGATCCGGGACGAGATCGGCGAGGACGCCTTCGCCGCCGGGAAGTGGGCCGAGGCGCACGACCTGCTGATCCGCACCGCGCTGGACACGGAGTACGTCGACTTCCTGACGCTGCCCGCCTACCAGCGGCTGGTCGGGTAG
- a CDS encoding nucleotidyltransferase family protein produces the protein MNSHGEVAGLLLAAGGGRRLGGRPKALLAYRGRPLVEHAVAVLRAGGCDQVHVVLGAAAEEVRERADLAGCVLVDNPHWADGMGSSLRAGLASLAASARLPTAAVIGLVDQPGVPGAAVGRVIATAREADDLPSALVSAMYGGRRAHPVLFGASRWAGVACSAGEDRGARTYLREHAEQTVLVECGDIGDPADIDTPADLRLLD, from the coding sequence ATGAACTCTCATGGCGAGGTGGCCGGGCTGCTGCTGGCGGCCGGCGGCGGCCGGCGGCTCGGCGGCCGGCCGAAGGCACTGCTGGCCTACCGGGGGCGGCCCCTGGTGGAGCACGCGGTCGCGGTGCTGCGGGCGGGCGGCTGCGACCAGGTGCACGTGGTGCTGGGCGCTGCGGCCGAGGAGGTGCGCGAGCGCGCCGACCTGGCCGGCTGCGTGCTGGTGGACAACCCGCACTGGGCGGACGGCATGGGCTCCTCGCTGCGCGCCGGGCTCGCCTCGCTGGCCGCCTCGGCGCGGCTGCCGACCGCGGCGGTGATCGGGCTGGTGGACCAGCCGGGGGTGCCGGGCGCGGCGGTGGGGCGGGTGATCGCGACGGCCCGGGAGGCCGACGACCTGCCGTCGGCGCTGGTCTCGGCGATGTACGGCGGGCGGCGGGCGCACCCGGTGCTGTTCGGTGCGAGCCGCTGGGCGGGGGTGGCGTGCAGCGCGGGCGAGGACCGCGGCGCCCGGACGTATCTGCGCGAGCACGCCGAGCAGACCGTGCTTGTCGAGTGCGGGGACATCGGCGATCCCGCCGACATCGACACCCCCGCCGACCTGCGGCTTCTCGACTGA